A single window of Eleginops maclovinus isolate JMC-PN-2008 ecotype Puerto Natales chromosome 19, JC_Emac_rtc_rv5, whole genome shotgun sequence DNA harbors:
- the LOC134881750 gene encoding protein FAM163A-like — translation MSAGTIVISGGILAGVILLCIVAVLCYCRLQYYCCKKNGSEVDVGSVVGADPLSHFPCNACNALAMDGAAITPVSLDQLETGTHHNHCPTCSPYTLRSGLSNSLRNGGERLGFHTYYENPSVSLPLSANPQGSSPVSYYSPTDDFPPPPPRSYSTDV, via the exons ATGTCAGCGGGAACTATTGTTATATCCGGAGGAATTCTCGCCGGAGTGATACTGCTGTGCATCGTAGCAGTGCTCTGTTACTGTAGACTCCAg taTTACTGCTGTAAGAAGAATGGTTCTGAGGTGGACGTGGGATCTGTGGTGGGAGCGGATCCTCTCTCTCATTTTCCCTGCAATGCCTGCAACGCCCTCGCCATGGACGGTGCGGCCATCACCCCGGTCTCTCTGGATCAGCTGGAAACGGGAACCCACCACAACCACTGCCCCACCTGTTCCCCGTACACCCTGCGCTCTGGACTCTCAAACAGCCTGCGTAACGGCGGGGAGCGACTGGGCTTCCACACCTACTACGAGAACCCGTCCGTCTCGCTGCCGCTGTCCGCAAACCCACAGGGCTCCTCGCCTGTGAGTTACTACAGTCCCACAGACGACTTTCCTCCCCCACCACCACGCTCCTACAGCACCGATGTCTGA
- the rabgap1l2 gene encoding rab GTPase-activating protein 1-like — translation MMEEVSMTMACDANTMEQMSEEEILACLVEETGPQFNVPTEKAKLKESRLQLMDDEEPLDKYLKENYRLQQASLRLEQENDSLAHRLITSKIAMKNALDQAEDRVDELTKDLLQTTHLLRATEEEKRGKEEEAAVAKEVFRRELQKAEQEVRRSSGVIADYKQICSQLTNRLERQQAAHREELDSLKSAVKACSRCQHIVESDAADQKSPTEAAMEGHGNTDPGRQEDEKSLKKAEQRRIEKEKESLRTEVMELEQELANTKLQMVESKCKFQELEHQKGILANDLQEAKNSWISKAFTSLKTSSTGRLRSISLPREGAPSVVWNLRRGSLSQWSARKLTWPHRDNRENL, via the exons ATGATGGAAGAGGTGTCCATGACGATGGCATGCGATGCCAACACTATGGAGCAGATGAGCGAAGAGGAGATCCTGGCCTGCCTGGTGGAGGAAACGGGACCACAATTCAAT gtTCCCACGGAGAAAGCTAAACTGAAAGAGAGCCGGCTTCAACTAATGGATGATGAAGAGCCTTTGGACAAATACCTG AAGGAGAACTATCGGCTGCAGCAAGCCAGCCTCCGTCTGGAGCAGGAGAACGACAGCCTCGCACACAGACTGATCACCAGCAAGATCGCAATGAAGAACGCTCTGGACCAG GCCGAGGACCGAGTGGACGAACTCACCAAAGACCTTCTTCAGACCACACACCTACTGCGGGCaacagaagaggagaagagagggaaagaggaggaagctGCAGTG GCAAAGGAAGTGTTTCggagagagctgcagaaagCTGAGCAGGAAGTCAGAAGGTCGTCTGGTGTCATTGCAGACTACAAACAG ATCTGCTCTCAGCTGACAAACCGTCTGGAGAGGCAGCAGGCCGCCCACAGAGAAGAGTTAGACTCACTCAAG AGTGCAGTGAAGGCTTGCTCACGCTGTCAACACATCGTAGAATCAGATGCAGCAGATCAGAAGTCTCCAACAGAAGCAGCCATGGAAGGCCACGGGAATACTGACCCAGGCCGCCAAGAGGATGAAAAAAGTCTCAAAAAGGCAGAGCAACGGAGGAtagaaaaggagaaggagtcCCTCAGGACCGAGGTCATGGAACTGGAGCAGGAATTGGCCAACACCAAACTCCAGATGGTGGAGTCCAAGTGCAAGTTCCAG GAGCTGGAGCACCAGAAGGGAATCCTGGCCAACGATCTCCAGGAAGCCAAGAACAGCTGGATCAGCAAGGCCTTCACCTCCCTTAAGACCTCCAGCACAGGCAGGCTGCGCAGTATCAGCTTACCCAGAGAAGGAGCTCCTTCAGTGGTGTGGAACCTCCGCAGAGGCTCCCTGTCTCAGTGGAGTGCCAGGAAGCTGACGTGGCCTCACAGAGATAATCGAGAAAACCTCTAA
- the odf3l2a gene encoding outer dense fiber protein 3-like protein 2a, giving the protein MQEVKKRPIISARERGPGPGRYALPPTVGYINHDYTKPNSPAYSFHSRMSSAMVSVDSSPGPRYHIDAKLTRFGRMETPSYSMLGRGRRTGDNKGEVFQTPGPGAYSPEKAPPLNAHHRPPSYTIGSRTRYRSVDPVPAPNSYRLPNLLGSQVPNKPSSASYSFAGRRKVGAPSEDLSKSPGPAKYDTTNPNIYHQRQPSFSMQKRTKRPNYSTAIPGPGTYSPEKFHLHLPKPPSFTMGVRHSEFVTPLVVQVID; this is encoded by the exons ATGCAGGAGGTGAAGAAACGGCCGATAATCTCTGCAAGGGAaagag gtCCGGGCCCTGGACGCTACGCTCTGCCCCCTACGGTGGGATACATCAACCATGACTACACCAAGCCCAACAGCCCTGCATACTCCTTTCACAGCCGCATGAGCAGCGCCA TGGTCTCTGTGGACTCCAGCCCAGGACCGAGGTACCACATTGACGCCAAGTTAACCCGCTTTGGCCGGATGGAAACCCCGTCCTACTCTATGCTTGGCAGAGGAAGGCGCACAGGGGATAATAAAG GCGAGGTGTTCCAGACTCCGGGGCCCGGGGCCTACAGCCCAGAGAAGGCCCCCCCTCTCAATGCTCACCACAGACCCCCCTCCTACACCATCGGCTCTCGCACCAGATACCGCTCTGTGGATCCTGTACCGGCACCCAACAG CTACAGACTCCCTAATCTGCTAGGCAGCCAGGTCCCTAATAAACCCTCCAGTGCCAGCTACAGCTTCGCAGGTCGGAGGAAGGTCGGAGCTCCCTCTGAAGACCTATCTAAGAGCCCTGGACCAGCCAAATATGACACCACCAACCCCAACATCTACCACCAGCGGCAGCCCTCCTTCTCCATGCAGAAACGGACTAAGAGGCCCAATTATTCCACGGCTATCCCCGGCCCTGGCACATACAGCCCGGAAAAATTTCATTTGCACCTCCCGAAACCACCCTCCTTCACTATGGGTGTCAGACACTCAGAGTTTGTCACCCCCCTCGTGGTGCAAGTCATTGACTGA
- the ebi3 gene encoding interleukin-27 subunit beta has translation MAVMAGRVCVTVTLLMCVLGGQALHLRRLTATSGNSPSTPTVRCRCASYPNVTLCSWPEPSHPTPTHYVATYSERHRRSVTKHCHLIQPGSSSSDLISTSSPSSDQLWHCPLPRLKLLTDYIINVTAVYSGRNSVHLSSFMLEDIVKPDPPVNVQVSPYDFRNLSVQWSPPPTWALLDIFPLKYQIKYQWESRGIQKSVNLGPYESTKVELKLRSPGRTYLFQVCAKELLGLGECSDWSAPVKITIPKK, from the exons ATGGCTGTGATGGCTGGCagagtgtgtgtcactgtgacCCTGCTCATGTGTGTTCTTGGAGGCCAAGCTCTGCACCTGCGGAGGCTGACTGCAACATCAGGGA ATTCTCCCTCCACTCCCACAGTGCGCTGCCGCTGTGCGAGCTACCCAAACGTGACTCTTTGCTCGTGGCCTGAACCCTCTCACCCCACACCAACACACTACGTTGCCACTTACAG CGAGAGACACAGGCGGTCGGTCACCAAGCACTGCCATCTCATTCAACCCGGCTCTTCGTCCTCTGATCTGATTTCAACATCGTCACCCTCATCTGATCAG ctcTGGCATTGTCCCCTGCCCAGGctgaagctcctcactgactaCATCATCAACGTCACTGCAGTTTATTCTGGGAGAAACAGCGTCCATCTTTCAAGCTTTATGTTGGAGGATATAG TGAAACCGGATCCCCCTGTAAACGTCCAGGTTAGCCCTTATGACTTCAGAAACTTGTCGGTGCAATGGTCTCCTCCCCCTACCTGGGCTCTCCTGGACATCTTCCCTCTCAAATACCAGATCAAGTACCAGTGGGAAAGCAGAGGCATCCAAAAGTCTGTCAAT TTGGGTCCATATGAGAGCACCAAGGTTGAGCTGAAGCTGAGGAGCCCCGGGAGGACCTACCTGTTCCAGGTGTGTGCTAAAGAGCTGCTGGGTCTGGGCGAGTGCAGCGACTGGAGCGCACCTGTAAAAATCACCATACCAAAAAAGTAA